One stretch of Halobacillus litoralis DNA includes these proteins:
- a CDS encoding LLM class flavin-dependent oxidoreductase: MSVKGLANTKFSVLDLAPVIEGGTPADSFRNTVDLAQHVEKWGFTRYWMAEHHNMPFIASSATSVAISHVLHHTDSIRVGSGGVMLPNHAPLVVAEQFGTLETLFPGRVDLGLGRAPGTDGMTARALRRNLDSDPNEFPAMLDELRGYFDGDHHIRAIAGEGMDIPVWLLGSSGFSAQLAGQLGLPFSFASHFSPNNTRGALNLYRSSFQPSEVLDEPYVMVGVNVIAADTDEEAERLATSLQQQFLNLVRNTNHLLQPPVDDMDEVWTAQEKAALRQQLGASVIGSKETVREKLKKFQAETEADELMVISQIYDHSARLRSYEIISELINE; encoded by the coding sequence ATGTCTGTAAAAGGATTAGCAAATACTAAATTCTCGGTCCTCGACCTTGCCCCTGTGATTGAGGGTGGAACACCGGCGGATTCTTTCCGAAATACGGTGGACCTTGCTCAACATGTAGAAAAATGGGGATTCACAAGATACTGGATGGCCGAACACCATAACATGCCTTTTATCGCAAGTTCCGCAACATCTGTTGCCATCAGTCATGTGTTGCACCATACGGACTCCATCCGAGTCGGCTCAGGCGGAGTGATGCTTCCAAATCACGCTCCACTTGTGGTCGCAGAACAATTCGGCACACTAGAAACTCTGTTTCCCGGACGTGTGGATCTAGGTCTTGGGCGTGCTCCAGGAACGGACGGAATGACAGCTCGGGCTTTAAGGAGAAACTTGGACTCTGATCCTAATGAGTTTCCCGCGATGTTAGATGAGTTAAGAGGCTATTTTGACGGAGACCACCATATTCGCGCAATTGCAGGAGAAGGCATGGACATTCCAGTTTGGCTTCTCGGTTCTAGTGGATTCAGCGCACAACTTGCAGGCCAACTCGGACTGCCGTTTTCATTTGCCAGCCACTTTTCACCGAACAATACGCGTGGTGCTTTGAATTTGTATCGTTCCAGTTTCCAGCCTTCGGAGGTGCTTGATGAACCTTACGTGATGGTCGGTGTCAATGTTATAGCAGCAGATACGGATGAAGAAGCTGAAAGATTGGCGACGTCCCTGCAGCAACAATTCCTGAATCTCGTACGAAATACGAATCATTTGCTCCAGCCACCGGTTGATGACATGGATGAAGTATGGACAGCACAAGAGAAAGCTGCCCTTAGACAGCAACTTGGCGCTTCCGTTATTGGAAGTAAAGAGACGGTGAGAGAAAAACTGAAGAAATTCCAGGCGGAAACAGAGGCTGACGAACTGATGGTCATTTCACAAATCTACGACCACAGCGCACGTTTACGCTCTTATGAAATCATTTCTGAGTTAATAAATGAATGA
- a CDS encoding DUF1538 domain-containing protein: MDNIKETFLEVVLSILPITIVITILQFTLVWLPLDMFLQFIIGVGMVGAGLVLFLLGVNIGLLPIGEMIGSALSKTKRVWLIIFFGFLLGLVVTIAEPDVRVLSSQVDQVSGGQIPMDILILSVAIGVGVFVALAMFRIIFSINIVYLLAGGYALVFLLAAFTPNVFVPISFDAGGVTTGPLTVPFILSLGVGVAAVMRGKTSSGDGFGLVALASIGPILSVLLLGVIYG; encoded by the coding sequence ATGGACAATATTAAAGAGACGTTTCTTGAAGTCGTCCTCTCCATTCTCCCCATCACGATTGTCATTACCATCCTTCAATTCACTTTAGTCTGGCTTCCGTTAGACATGTTTTTGCAATTCATCATCGGCGTAGGAATGGTTGGGGCAGGTTTAGTGTTGTTTTTGCTCGGAGTCAATATCGGGTTGTTACCTATAGGGGAAATGATCGGTTCTGCCTTGTCTAAAACGAAGAGAGTCTGGCTGATTATTTTTTTCGGTTTCCTCCTGGGTCTTGTAGTGACCATAGCAGAACCTGATGTCCGTGTACTTTCCTCTCAGGTGGATCAGGTCTCTGGTGGACAGATTCCGATGGATATTCTAATCCTTTCCGTTGCGATAGGGGTAGGCGTGTTTGTTGCCCTGGCTATGTTCCGGATCATCTTCAGTATCAACATCGTTTACTTGCTTGCAGGAGGATACGCGCTGGTCTTTCTTCTGGCAGCCTTCACACCGAATGTTTTCGTCCCGATCTCCTTTGATGCCGGTGGAGTAACTACAGGGCCACTGACAGTGCCGTTCATCCTTTCACTCGGTGTTGGTGTGGCCGCGGTTATGCGTGGAAAGACGTCATCGGGTGATGGCTTTGGACTTGTGGCCCTGGCATCGATCGGCCCGATTTTATCGGTTCTCCTTTTAGGGGTGATTTATGGGTGA
- a CDS encoding P-II family nitrogen regulator: protein MTKNKSGQKLIVTIVKKEKAKKVVHASTLAGAQGGTTLFGKGFRMDEKKRFLGIPVEREREVILTLVSHSIYESVMEAIIQAAKLNRPRQGIGFVIDTKNISGINHMIGLGLEPEPEQNADEDVMQVEKQKLDYDLIVTIVNKGDAEKVVDASKEAGAEGGTIVTGRGTGIHEKAKLFNILIEPEKEVVLTLIVKEKCEGVLRAIERGARLDEPGRGIAFVLDVERTVGINHLLNQQWSEEMKE, encoded by the coding sequence ATGACAAAGAACAAATCCGGACAAAAGCTCATAGTAACGATCGTTAAAAAAGAAAAAGCAAAAAAAGTCGTACATGCCTCTACTCTTGCAGGTGCCCAAGGAGGAACGACTCTTTTTGGGAAAGGCTTCAGAATGGATGAAAAGAAGCGTTTTCTTGGCATACCTGTAGAAAGGGAGCGGGAAGTCATTTTAACTCTCGTATCCCATTCTATTTATGAGTCGGTCATGGAAGCAATCATCCAAGCAGCAAAACTGAACCGCCCGAGGCAGGGCATAGGATTTGTCATCGACACGAAAAATATCAGCGGGATTAATCATATGATCGGGCTTGGACTTGAACCAGAACCAGAACAAAACGCAGATGAGGATGTGATGCAGGTGGAGAAGCAGAAACTGGACTATGACCTAATTGTGACAATCGTCAATAAAGGGGATGCAGAAAAAGTCGTAGATGCCTCTAAAGAAGCGGGAGCAGAGGGAGGTACCATCGTCACAGGTCGGGGGACAGGAATACACGAGAAGGCGAAGCTTTTCAACATACTCATTGAACCTGAAAAAGAAGTTGTGCTGACATTGATCGTGAAAGAAAAGTGTGAGGGAGTCCTGCGTGCGATTGAACGAGGAGCAAGACTCGATGAGCCGGGACGTGGGATTGCCTTTGTATTAGATGTTGAACGGACGGTAGGGATCAATCATTT